A window of Sutcliffiella cohnii contains these coding sequences:
- a CDS encoding YlmC/YmxH family sporulation protein encodes MVKISEFQIKDVVNVSEGKRLGTIGDIDINLTTGKIEAIIVSGSGKMLGLFNKEQEIIIPWRNIVKIGADVILVRHQTKYEEIEE; translated from the coding sequence ATGGTTAAAATATCAGAATTTCAAATAAAAGATGTTGTTAACGTTTCAGAAGGAAAAAGATTAGGAACAATAGGGGATATTGATATTAATTTAACTACTGGAAAAATTGAAGCAATAATCGTAAGCGGATCCGGAAAAATGTTAGGTCTATTCAATAAAGAACAAGAAATTATTATTCCATGGAGAAATATTGTGAAAATAGGAGCGGACGTTATTTTAGTTAGACATCAAACAAAATATGAAGAAATTGAGGAATAA
- the sigG gene encoding RNA polymerase sporulation sigma factor SigG, with translation MSRNKVEICGVDTSKLPVLKNEEMRKLFKQMQSGDDSAREKLVNGNLRLVLSVIQRFNNRGEYVDDLFQVGCIGLMKSIDNFDLGQNVRFSTYAVPMIIGEIRRYLRDNNPIRVSRSLRDIAYKALQVRERLISETSKEPTAEEIAKVLDVPHEEIVFALDAIQDPVSLFEPIYNDGGDPIFVVDQLSDEKNKDINWIEELALKEGMRRLNDREKLILRKRFFQGKTQMEVAEEIGISQAQVSRLEKAAIKQMNKNIQS, from the coding sequence ATGTCACGTAACAAAGTTGAAATTTGCGGAGTAGATACATCAAAGCTTCCTGTCTTAAAAAATGAAGAAATGCGGAAACTCTTTAAACAAATGCAAAGCGGAGATGACTCAGCACGGGAAAAACTTGTAAATGGAAATTTACGTCTAGTTTTAAGTGTTATACAACGATTTAATAACCGTGGTGAATATGTGGACGACTTATTCCAAGTTGGCTGTATTGGCTTAATGAAATCAATTGATAATTTTGATCTAGGTCAGAACGTTCGTTTTTCTACTTATGCTGTCCCGATGATTATCGGAGAAATTAGGCGGTATTTACGAGACAACAATCCTATTCGAGTGTCAAGATCTTTAAGGGATATTGCCTATAAAGCTTTACAAGTAAGAGAACGGTTAATAAGTGAAACTTCTAAAGAGCCAACAGCTGAGGAAATTGCCAAAGTATTAGACGTCCCACATGAAGAAATTGTTTTTGCATTAGATGCAATTCAAGATCCAGTTTCTTTATTTGAACCGATTTACAATGACGGTGGGGATCCAATTTTTGTAGTGGATCAATTAAGTGATGAGAAAAATAAAGATATTAATTGGATTGAAGAACTTGCATTAAAAGAAGGTATGAGAAGACTAAATGACCGGGAAAAACTTATCTTAAGAAAAAGGTTTTTTCAAGGCAAAACGCAAATGGAAGTTGCTGAAGAAATTGGAATATCCCAGGCGCAAGTTTCTCGGCTAGAAAAAGCAGCTATTAAACAAATGAATAAAAATATTCAAAGTTAG
- the sigE gene encoding RNA polymerase sporulation sigma factor SigE, whose amino-acid sequence MGKWKIKITYFWYKLLIKLKIKTDEVYYIGGSEALPPPLSKEEEEHLLIKLPNGDQAARSILIERNLRLVVYIARKFENTGINIEDLISIGTIGLIKAVNTFNPEKKIKLATYASRCIENEILMYLRRNNKIRSEVSFDEPLNIDWDGNELLLSDVLGTEEDIITKDLEANVDRKLLLKALEQLNDREKQIMELRFGLIGGEEKTQKDVADMLGISQSYISRLEKRIIKRLRKEFNKMV is encoded by the coding sequence ATGGGTAAATGGAAAATAAAAATTACGTATTTTTGGTATAAATTATTAATTAAACTTAAAATTAAAACGGATGAAGTGTACTATATTGGTGGGAGCGAAGCATTACCACCTCCACTATCTAAAGAAGAAGAAGAGCATTTATTAATTAAATTACCAAATGGAGATCAAGCTGCCAGATCTATTCTTATTGAACGTAACTTGCGACTTGTAGTATACATTGCCAGGAAATTTGAGAATACAGGTATCAATATAGAAGACCTAATTAGTATTGGTACGATTGGGTTAATTAAAGCAGTTAATACGTTTAATCCTGAAAAGAAAATTAAACTTGCAACGTACGCTTCAAGATGTATTGAAAACGAAATTTTAATGTATTTAAGAAGAAACAATAAAATACGATCTGAAGTTTCATTTGATGAACCTTTAAATATTGATTGGGATGGTAATGAGCTATTGTTATCCGACGTTTTAGGAACAGAAGAAGACATCATTACGAAAGATTTAGAAGCAAACGTCGATAGAAAGTTATTGTTAAAAGCGTTAGAACAGCTCAATGATCGTGAGAAGCAAATAATGGAGCTGCGTTTTGGTTTAATAGGTGGAGAAGAAAAAACACAAAAAGATGTTGCAGATATGCTTGGTATATCACAGTCATATATTTCTCGTTTAGAGAAAAGAATTATTAAAAGATTAAGAAAAGAATTTAATAAAATGGTGTAA
- the spoIIGA gene encoding sigma-E processing peptidase SpoIIGA: MTVYLDAIWFLNFTFDFLLLKITAIVLKRQTATWRLVLGAFIGSLIVVLMFTSLQAIVTHTLVKLAFSVAMILISFGFKRFRYTFENLLVFYITTFAAGGGMIGVHYFIQVDQTFAKEAILTLTEGMGDPISWLFVIIGFPIVLYLSRSQSTLVESRKYKYDQLASVLLKIEEEEIELKGLIDSGNQLQDPITKSPVMILQVSEDTQFVPKEIFQAMEALDQIGNWPTFPEEGKWLNRIRMIPFRAVGKDSTIMIAIKPDKAIIHHDGLTYEVHKFLVGLTKTPLSSEGDYNCILHPTMLNGTESKNVS, encoded by the coding sequence TTGACTGTTTATTTAGATGCAATTTGGTTTTTAAATTTTACATTTGATTTTTTGCTCCTAAAAATTACAGCAATAGTTTTAAAAAGACAAACTGCAACGTGGCGTTTAGTTTTAGGTGCATTTATCGGTTCATTAATTGTTGTATTAATGTTTACATCTCTTCAAGCTATTGTTACTCACACTTTAGTAAAACTGGCATTCTCTGTTGCGATGATTTTAATATCGTTTGGTTTTAAACGGTTTCGATATACGTTTGAAAATTTATTAGTTTTCTATATTACTACATTTGCTGCAGGTGGTGGAATGATCGGTGTCCACTATTTTATTCAAGTAGATCAAACATTCGCGAAAGAGGCCATTCTTACCTTAACAGAAGGAATGGGAGATCCTATTTCATGGCTCTTTGTCATAATCGGTTTTCCGATTGTACTATACCTTTCACGGAGTCAGTCTACATTAGTGGAATCTAGAAAATATAAATATGATCAATTGGCATCTGTTTTATTAAAGATTGAAGAAGAAGAAATTGAACTAAAAGGTTTGATTGATAGTGGAAACCAACTTCAAGATCCGATTACAAAATCACCTGTAATGATATTACAAGTTTCAGAGGATACACAATTCGTACCGAAAGAAATCTTTCAAGCTATGGAGGCTTTAGACCAGATCGGTAATTGGCCAACTTTTCCAGAAGAGGGGAAATGGCTCAACCGTATTCGGATGATTCCTTTTAGAGCAGTTGGTAAGGATTCTACAATAATGATAGCTATTAAACCAGATAAAGCTATCATTCACCATGATGGATTAACATATGAAGTACATAAATTTTTAGTTGGTTTAACGAAAACGCCCCTTTCTTCTGAAGGAGATTATAACTGTATCCTACATCCAACAATGCTGAACGGAACGGAAAGTAAAAATGTATCTTAA
- the ftsZ gene encoding cell division protein FtsZ translates to MLEFDTSIDQLATIKVIGVGGGGNNAVNRMIEHGVQGVEFIAVNTDAQALNLSKAEVKMQIGGKLTRGLGAGANPEVGKKAAEETKEQIEEALKGADMVFVTAGMGGGTGTGAAPVIAQIAKDLGALTVGVVTRPFTFEGRKRQTQATGGIAAMKEAVDTLIVIPNDRLLEIVDKNTPMLEAFREADNVLRQGVQGISDLIATPGLINLDFADVKTIMSNKGSALMGIGVATGENRAAEAAKKAISSPLLEKSIDGAQGVLMNITGGTNLSLYEVQEAADIVASASDEEVNMIFGSVINENLKEEIVVTVIATGFRETDLGSGNQNSRPSFGAPKQQQQPTVKREVKREEHVQEAPSRPSQSTQPVEDTLDIPTFLRNRNRRR, encoded by the coding sequence ATGTTGGAGTTTGATACTAGTATCGATCAATTAGCTACCATAAAAGTAATAGGAGTCGGTGGAGGCGGTAATAATGCTGTAAACCGAATGATTGAGCACGGTGTACAAGGAGTAGAATTTATCGCGGTAAACACAGATGCACAAGCTCTTAATCTATCAAAAGCTGAAGTGAAAATGCAAATAGGTGGGAAACTTACTAGAGGGTTAGGTGCAGGTGCTAATCCTGAAGTGGGTAAAAAAGCTGCTGAAGAGACGAAAGAACAAATTGAAGAAGCACTAAAGGGTGCAGACATGGTATTCGTTACAGCCGGTATGGGTGGTGGAACAGGTACTGGTGCAGCGCCTGTTATTGCTCAAATCGCCAAAGACCTTGGAGCATTAACGGTTGGAGTCGTTACTAGACCATTTACATTCGAAGGTAGAAAGCGTCAGACGCAAGCTACTGGTGGAATTGCTGCTATGAAAGAGGCGGTTGACACTCTAATTGTTATTCCAAATGATCGACTTTTAGAAATTGTAGATAAAAATACACCAATGTTAGAAGCTTTCCGTGAAGCAGATAATGTATTACGACAAGGTGTACAAGGTATTTCAGATTTAATTGCGACTCCTGGATTAATTAACTTAGACTTTGCTGACGTTAAAACTATTATGTCAAACAAAGGTTCTGCCCTTATGGGTATCGGTGTTGCAACTGGGGAAAATCGTGCTGCTGAAGCGGCTAAAAAAGCAATTTCCTCCCCATTACTTGAGAAATCAATTGATGGTGCTCAAGGTGTGTTAATGAATATTACTGGAGGAACAAACTTAAGTTTATACGAAGTGCAAGAAGCTGCTGATATTGTTGCTTCTGCTTCCGATGAAGAAGTTAATATGATTTTCGGATCCGTTATTAACGAAAACTTGAAAGAAGAAATAGTAGTTACTGTTATTGCGACAGGCTTTAGAGAAACTGACCTTGGTAGCGGCAATCAAAATAGTCGACCAAGTTTTGGAGCACCGAAGCAGCAACAACAACCAACTGTTAAAAGAGAAGTGAAACGCGAGGAGCATGTTCAAGAAGCACCTTCACGTCCTTCTCAATCAACTCAACCAGTTGAAGATACATTAGATATTCCAACGTTTTTACGAAACAGAAACAGACGTAGATAA